One segment of Drosophila mauritiana strain mau12 chromosome 3R, ASM438214v1, whole genome shotgun sequence DNA contains the following:
- the LOC117143708 gene encoding uncharacterized protein LOC117143708: MDLGRWLLQLGVHMLLVVRRIQCLRVTDINVPQIVDFRDNVTLSCSYDISGHTLNSVKWYKNGKEFFRYSPLTPPTYIPFAVEGVQLIDDGNECNESSCRVELNLLGVKSSGVYRCEVSGDAPHFQLTARDANMTVEALPQNNPLISSFHSTYRFNDFVEVNCSTDFSSLFTRITWYVNGIKVSLVDLLPSFETTIVAHGYSMRRIVSQLNFYANEPRFHQLQLQKLIQQKRTISPARLGLELRCVAEIDRFPHLQREGTMFAQLFRDEIDQKNQKLINSRSSATPNSQVQHLLLVAISMTMTAVRLFTPLTFQYGARKSARYKMAATLCSFPRFRF, from the exons ATGGACCTGGGCCGATGGTTGCTGCAGCTGGGAGTGCACATGCTGCTGG TTGTGCGGCGCATTCAGTGTCTACGTGTGACTGACATCAATGTGCCACAAATTGTTGATTTTCGTGATAACGTGACATTATCCTGCAGCTATGACATAAGTGGTCACACGTTAAATTCGGTTAAGTGGTACAAAAACGGAAAGGAGTTTTTTAG ATACTCGCCCCTCACCCCGCCCACCTACATTCCGTTCGCAGTGGAGGGCGTGCAGCTGATCGATGACGGCAACGAGTGCAACGAATCCTCCTGTCGCGTGGAGCTCAATTTATTGGGCGTCAAGTCGTCGGGCGTCTACAGGTGCGAAGTGTCCGGCGATGCACCCCACTTCCAGCTAACTGCACGCGATGCCAACATGACCGTCGAAG CACTTCCCCAGAACAATCCACTCATCAGCAGCTTTCACTCAACGTATCGCTTTAATGACTTCGTAGAGGTCAACTGTAGTACAGATTTTTCCAGCCTTTTCACACGGATTACCTGGTACGTCAATGGGATAAAG GTTTCTCTGGTGGATTTACTTCCCTCTTTTGAGACCACCATAGTAGCCCATGGATACAGCATGCGACGCATTGTTTCCCAGTTGAATTTCTACGCGAATGAGCCACGTTTCCATCAGTTGCAATTGCAAAAGCTGATCCAGCAAAAGCGGACAATCTCACCAGCAAGACTTGGGCTCGAGCTGCGTTGTGTTGCGGAGATCGATCGGTTTCCCCATCTGCAAAGAGAGGGTACCATGTTCGCCCAGCTCTTCCGGGACGAGATCGATCAGAAAAATCAGAAGCTGATCAACTCGAGATCAA GTGCCACTCCAAACTCACAAGTGCAGCATCTGCTGCTGGTGGCAATTTCGATGACGATGACCGCAGTGCGACTCTTCACACCGCTGACATTTCAATATGGCGCACGGAAATCGGCGCGCTATAAAATGGCGGCGACGCTATGTAGTTTTCCTCGTTTCCGGTTTTGA
- the LOC117143980 gene encoding rRNA 2'-O-methyltransferase fibrillarin: MESKSKRRSPTISTHEGEVPGKSTHPEDSKITANHFANPTKITSIKSPIKNSEEPSMKPESKRAIASIWDIESAGGDSMLSHCQSEGNVEDQGQEQEVMLETSIFTGTSERIEPHRHYGVYLLRNRFDAIQLLTRNTSSSADDYGEQRVISEYREMRCEFRVWSPFQSKLAAGIMGGVSDLHLQIGSKVLYLGAGFGRSVSHISDIVGESGMVYAVEQIPWAGSQLTVLANRRSNIVPIVEDATMPYKYRYEVPACIDIIFADLPPSILIRALMLNARHFLNPGGHFVAYLHSPNSQGVVFNKDSFAAERRLLKEKQLEPKEMVLLEPFKAGYAFVVGVYTRKDVSL; encoded by the coding sequence ATGGAATCCAAGTCCAAGCGGCGATCCCCAACAATCAGTACTCATGAAGGAGAAGTTCCTGGAAAGTCCACCCACCCTGAGGACTCGAAAATTACAGCTAATCACTTCGCAAATCCCACAAAAATAACTTCCATCAAGAGCCCCATCAAGAACTCCGAAGAACCATCGATGAAGCCAGAATCCAAGAGAGCTATTGCCTCCATATGGGACATAGAATCCGCAGGAGGGGATTCAATGCTAAGTCATTGTCAAAGTGAAGGTAACGTTGAAGATCAAGGTCAGGAGCAAGAGGTCATGTTGGAGACTAGCATATTTACTGGAACCTCAGAACGCATTGAACCGCACCGACATTACGGCGTCTATTTGTTACGCAACCGCTTCGACGCAATACAATTGCTCACCAGGAATACGAGCTCCAGTGCGGATGACTACGGCGAGCAGAGGGTCATTTCGGAATACCGGGAAATGCGCTGTGAATTCCGAGTCTGGTCTCCCTTCCAATCCAAACTGGCAGCTGGAATAATGGGTGGTGTCAGTGATTTGCATCTGCAAATTGGCTCAAAGGTCCTATACTTGGGAGCTGGATTTGGTCGATCGGTGTCCCACATCTCGGATATAGTGGGTGAATCCGGAATGGTTTATGCTGTGGAGCAGATTCCTTGGGCTGGTAGTCAGCTGACCGTACTGGCCAATCGTCGTTCAAATATCGTACCCATAGTCGAGGACGCTACCATGCCATATAAATACCGTTATGAGGTTCCCGCCTGCATTGACATTATCTTCGCTGATCTTCCGCCTTCGATTCTCATTCGAGCTCTGATGCTAAACGCTAGACACTTCCTGAACCCCGGTGGTCACTTTGTGGCCTATTTACATTCGCCTAATAGTCAAGGTGTGGTTTTTAATAAGGATTCCTTTGCCGCCGAGAGGAGACTCTTAAAGGAGAAGCAGCTGGAACCAAAAGAAATGGTTCTATTGGAGCCCTTTAAGGCCGGTTATGCCTTTGTTGTGGGCGTGTACACACGTAAGGATGTTTCCTTGTAG
- the LOC117143860 gene encoding EF-hand calcium-binding domain-containing protein 1 isoform X2 yields MADWFPRSLDWCPSTTLRITSSQFVNIVIGFQQLYDMDVVDRIVTLIAGGRKHVTPMEFVNYMTILMSRDMERKMEFAYMVYDKNGMGINREIISSSVERFFAGDDDEILEMRLDMVDFLLLKFDEDQDGYISFEEYRSIVLQQPRLLEFLGPIFPSDETRMVVAYCTAIYSHIPEMATL; encoded by the exons ATGGCGGACTGGTTCCCCAGATCGCTCGACTGGTGCCCTTCAACGACTCTGAG AATAACATCCAGCCAGTTTGTGAACATCGTGATCGGGTTCCAGCAACTATACGACATGGACGTGGTGGATCGCATCGTAACCCTAATCGCAGGTGGCAGGAAACACGTGACGCCCATGGAATTCGTCAACTACATGACCATCCTAATGTCCCGCGACATGGAACGCAAAATGGAGTTTGCATATATG GTTTACGACAAAAATGGCATGGGCATTAATAGAGAGATCATTTCATCTTCGGTCGAGAGGTTTTTCGCCGGGGACGACGACGAGATACTCGAGATGCGACTG GACATGGTCGATTTTCTACTCCTCAAATTTGATGAAGACCAAGACGGCTACATCTCATTTGAGGAGTATAGATCGATCGTGTTGCAGCAGCCGCGTCTGCTGGAGTTTCTGGGTCCCATCTTTCCCTCGGACGAGACGCGTATGGTGGTGGCGTACTGCACTGCCATATACTCTCACATACCCGAAATGGCCACGTTGTAG
- the LOC117143860 gene encoding EF-hand calcium-binding domain-containing protein 1 isoform X1: MKLDLTMNDRFNQRFQSVYGGLVPQIARLVPFNDSEVTCILLIYYKYSLQNGPSARRITSSQFVNIVIGFQQLYDMDVVDRIVTLIAGGRKHVTPMEFVNYMTILMSRDMERKMEFAYMVYDKNGMGINREIISSSVERFFAGDDDEILEMRLDMVDFLLLKFDEDQDGYISFEEYRSIVLQQPRLLEFLGPIFPSDETRMVVAYCTAIYSHIPEMATL, from the exons ATGAAGTTGGACCTCACCATGAACGACCGTTTCAATCAGCGGTTTCAGTCGGTTTATGGCGGACTGGTTCCCCAGATCGCTCGACTGGTGCCCTTCAACGACTCTGAGGTGACCTGCATCCTGCTGATTTACTACAAGTATAGTCTCCAGAATGGGCCCTCTGCTCGCAGAATAACATCCAGCCAGTTTGTGAACATCGTGATCGGGTTCCAGCAACTATACGACATGGACGTGGTGGATCGCATCGTAACCCTAATCGCAGGTGGCAGGAAACACGTGACGCCCATGGAATTCGTCAACTACATGACCATCCTAATGTCCCGCGACATGGAACGCAAAATGGAGTTTGCATATATG GTTTACGACAAAAATGGCATGGGCATTAATAGAGAGATCATTTCATCTTCGGTCGAGAGGTTTTTCGCCGGGGACGACGACGAGATACTCGAGATGCGACTG GACATGGTCGATTTTCTACTCCTCAAATTTGATGAAGACCAAGACGGCTACATCTCATTTGAGGAGTATAGATCGATCGTGTTGCAGCAGCCGCGTCTGCTGGAGTTTCTGGGTCCCATCTTTCCCTCGGACGAGACGCGTATGGTGGTGGCGTACTGCACTGCCATATACTCTCACATACCCGAAATGGCCACGTTGTAG